The Monodelphis domestica isolate mMonDom1 chromosome 7, mMonDom1.pri, whole genome shotgun sequence genome window below encodes:
- the PDE12 gene encoding 2',5'-phosphodiesterase 12, protein MGRGRLSGRGSMWRLQPAGSSALRGAWARISARAGTETMERAVVRCVPSEPKLSLSFALADGSHKHMQRDQSEPLGRALSRIATNALKGHAKAAARKGRRAAGAEPAGTAASPAEPVVKLYYREEAVGDDVLNVDAWQDGAVLQIGDVKYKVERNPPAVTELQLPRYIMAGFPVCPKLGLEFGEPASSVFRWYREARPGAAGGGVAAAGAPIAHASGANPVPAAPPPDGDAPASEEPGASSAGPVWVEVGGAHERVFTPSNADIGLRLKLRCTPGNGQRLGPSRELESAGPVEAGPGACTFDQRHMYTKRVSGDALLRAVTYNVLADVYAHTEHSRAVLYPYCAPYALGLDYRLNLLQKELSGYSADVLCLQEVDRSVFHDSLAPALDAFGLQGLFRLKQHQHEGLATFFRRDKFRLLAQHDIAYHQALATDPVHGPLLEQLARYPQARDRVLQRSSALQVSILQSTKDPSKKICVANTHLYWHPRGGHIRLIQMAVALTHLNHVTQDLYPGVPVLFCGDFNSTPSTGMYTFVSTGSVSADHEDWASNGEEERCNMSLSHPFRLKSACGEPAYTNYVGGFHGCLDYIFIDFTALEVEQVIPMPSHEEVTTHQALPSVSHPSDHIALICDLKWK, encoded by the exons aTGGGCCGCGGCCGCTTGAGCGGGCGCGGGTCCATGTGGAGACTGCAGCCGGCGGGAAGCAGCGCGCTGCGCGGGGCCTGGGCGCGGATCTCGGCGCGGGCCGGGACTGAGACCATGGAGCGTGCGGTGGTACGCTGCGTGCCGTCTGAGCCCAAGCTCAGCCTGTCATTCGCGCTGGCTGACGGCAGCCACAAGCACATGCAACGCGACCAGAGCGAGCCACTCGGCCGGGCGCTGAGCCGTATTGCCACTAACGCACTCAAGGGTCACGCCAAAGCGGCGGCTCGTAAGGGCCGCCGCGCCGCCGGGGCCGAGCCTGCCGGGACTGCTGCCAGCCCCGCTGAGCCTGTGGTCAAGCTCTACTACCGCGAGGAGGCGGTGGGCGACGACGTGCTCAACGTGGACGCGTGGCAGGACGGCGCCGTGCTGCAAATCGGGGACGTCAAGTACAAGGTGGAGCGCAACCCTCCCGCCGTCACCGAGCTGCAGCTGCCGCGCTACATTATGGCCGGCTTCCCTGTCTGCCCCAAGCTCGGCCTCGAGTTCGGAGAGCCGGCCAGCTCGGTCTTCCGCTGGTACCGAGAGGCGCGGCCCGGTGCCGCCGGGGGCGGGGTCGCAGCCGCGGGGGCGCCCATTGCGCATGCGTCCGGCGCGAACCCGGTCCCTGCCGCGCCTCCGCCCGACGGGGACGCGCCGGCCTCCGAAGAACCGGGCGCGAGCAGCGCGGGGCCCGTCTGGGTGGAGGTGGGAGGCGCGCACGAGCGTGTCTTCACGCCCTCCAACGCGGACATTGGGCTGCGGCTGAAGCTTCGCTGCACGCCGGGAAATGGACAACGCCTAGGCCCCAGCCGGGAGCTAGAGAGCGCCGGGCCCGTGGAGGCTGGCCCTGGCGCGTGCACGTTCGACCAGCGCCACATGTACACGAAGCGCGTGAGCGGCGACGCGCTTCTGCGCGCTGTGACGTACAACGTGCTGGCCGACGTCTATGCGCACACGGAGCACTCCCGCGCTGTCCTATACCCTTACTGTGCACCCTATGCCCTGGGCCTTGACTACCGCCTGAACCTACTGCAGAAAGAACTGAGCGGCTACAGCGCAGACGTGTTGTGCCTGCAGGAGGTGGACCGCTCCGTGTTCCACGACAGCCTAGCGCCCGCGCTTGACGCCTTCGGCCTGCAAGGCCTCTTCCGCCTCAAGCAGCACCAGCATGAGGGCCTCGCCACCTTCTTCCGCAGGGATAAGTTCCGCCTTTTGGCCCAGCACGACATCGCCTACCACCAGGCACTGGCCACCGACCCGGTCCACGGGCCCCTGCTGGAGCAGCTGGCCCGCTACCCGCAGGCGCGAGACCGCGTGCTACAGAGATCCTCTGCCCTGCAG GTTTCCATTCTTCAGTCTACAAAGGACCCTTCTAAAAAGATTTGTGTGGCAAACACCCATCTCTACTGGCATCCAAGAG GCGGACACATTCGTCTCATTCAGATGGCCGTAGCCTTGACGCACCTTAACCATGTGACGCAGGACCTGTACCCTGGCGTCCCCGTCTTATTTTGTGGGGATTTCAATAGCACGCCGTCTACAGGGATGTACACTTTTGTCAGCACGGGCAGCGTCTCTGCGGACCACGAAGACTGGGCCTCCAACGGGGAAGAGGAGCGCTGTAACATGTCCCTCAGCCACCCTTTCAGACTGAAAAGCGCCTGCGGTGAACCTGCCTACACGAATTACGTGGGAGGCTTCCACGGCTGTCTAGATTATATTTTCATTGACTTCACTGCTTTAGAGGTGGAGCAGGTGATACCTATGCCAAGTCACGAAGAAGTGACCACCCATCAGGCCTTACCCAGTGTGTCCCACCCCTCCGATCACATAGCCCTTATTTGTGATTTGAAGTGGAAGTAG